GTCGACGCCTTTGTTGAAACGTTGGGTGTAAGAGCTCATCGAAACAAAAAGGTCGCCTTTGATCTGGGAATTCGCAGGCGCTTCTTTCATGACCCCGGTAACGGTGGCAGGTATGCCTTCATCCCCAAGCAGCAATGTCTGACCGATCGGGTCCGCATCGCCGAAATATTTCTTAGCCGTCTTCTCAGTGAAAACGATGCTCATTTGGTCTTTCAATGCTGTTTTTGGATCTCCTTTAATCAATTCAAAATCAAAAACATTGAAAAGAGAACTGTCTGCAAAGACGGTTTTTTCTTCCTTGAATTTGAGATCACCTTTCCTGACCAGATAATTTCGGGTACTGATGCGTGTAAATGCCTCAACTTCTTCGAATTCATTTTTTAAATTCGGTCCAAATGCCCACGAGCTGATGCTGTAATTCAATGTTTCGGAAGTGGTTTTTAAATCCGTTGCCAGTCTGTAAATCCGATCCGCTTTTTTGTTAAAACCATCGTAGCTTAACTCAAAATGAACATACAATGCGATCAAAAAGCAAGCCGACATTCCGACGGTAAGCCCCATGACATTGATGAATGTAAATGCCTTGTGTTTCCAAAGATTCCGAAAAGCGATTTTGAAATTGTTTCTGATCATGGCGGGTTGGGTATAGGTAAATTGGGGGTATGTGTTTTTCTTCTTTTTAAATGCAAATGGTCTGAGCATACTGAAAACGTCGATTACGTAGCGGAAACGTGCTTTTGTAACTCCCACAGACTTCACGCGCTGGTAGAAAAGTTCTTCCAGGTCACCGTCCATTTCTTCCATCAAATGGTCAGCGCACAGACAATGCAGTAGCCAGGTAGCCCATTTCGGAGGTTTCTGAATGTGATTTGGTTTCATATCAGGCGGGTTTTGGAATGTTGTCCCACATTCTGTTGCGGATGTCACGAATGTTGTCCAGTGCCCGCGTGCCGGCCATTGTCACCGTAAAAAGCCGCTTGCTACGACCACCTCTTTCAGCGGTAGCGCCGCCCATGCGTGAGGAAAGCAGTCCTTTTTCTTCCAGTCGGTGCAGAGCAGCGTGCACCGCCCCCAGATTGACCGACCGGCCCATTTGCTGCTCGATTTCGTTGGTAATAGCCGCACCGTAGGCATCCCCGGACAAAATCGCGGCGGCTAATAAAACAACTTCTTCAAACTCTCCTAAGTACGTACCTTTCATATTTGTTAAGTTGAGCTTTGACGATTGACCGCCGACGATTGACAACCGACGACTGACCGCTAACGATAGACAATGGTTAATCGTCCATGGTCAGCGGTGGTCGCCGTTATTATTTCTGTAATTGTATAACAAATCCCTTGCCAGTTTTGAAAAGTGCCTTGAAGGCAATAAAAAGTCACTTTTCCTAAAATTGTATTGTCCGAATTTGAACATTCATATTCACAGTCGAACACTGATCTGTATTGGAACTTGAATAATCGGCCGGGATGAACTAAGTTTAATTTTTAATCCGCCCCATGGTTTTCGATTTTCGGTTGCAGGTTTTTCATACGGTTGCCAAAAGGCTCAATTTCACCAAAGCCGCGGCGGAATTGTTTATTAGCCAGCCTGCGGTCACCAAGCACATTCATGAGCTGGAAAATCAGTTGAATACCAAGCTTTTCGAAAGAAATGGCTCCAAAATAAAGCTGACTCAGGCCGGACAGATACTGGTGCATCATGCCGAGCAGATATTTGAAGTTTACCGGAACCTTGAATTTGAAATCAATAGCATGTCCCATCGTTTGGGCGGAACATTGAGACTGGGGGCAAGCACAACCGCGGCCCAGTACATTCTACCACCTATACTGGCAGCATTTCACCAAAAATTTCAGACAATTAAGGTTAGTCTGACCATAAAAAATACCGAGGAAATTGAGCTGGCGCTGCAAAACAAGGAAATTGATCTCGGTGTAATTGAAGGTTATTCAAAAAACGCTGCCATCAAGTACATTGAATTTCTCAAAGATGAGATCGTGCTCGTGGCCAGTAGTAAAAACCCTACCGGAGCCACCGGTTCAATACCTGCTGAAAAGCTCAGGGAGGTTCCACTGCTTTTACGAGAGCCAGGTTCAGGGACATTGGAAGTAGTTGCACATGCCTTGAAAAAAGTAGGTATTAGTATTTCCGAGCTCAACAACGAAATGCAGCTGGGTGGGAGCGAGAGCATGAAATTATATGTGCTGCACTCGGATAGTATGGCTTTTTTATCCATTCATGCAGTGCTCAAGGAATTGCAAAGTAAGGAATGCCGGATCATTGATGTAGAAGGCCTGACAATTGAGCGGTATTTCTATTTTACAATTTTGCATGGACAGCATGAAGCCTTGCCCGAACTTTTTATCAAATTTGCAAGCTACCAGGCCAAATAGCATGAGAACAATCGTTTTTGTGCGAAAAGGCGTGTTTTTAGAGTAGTTATTAAAATTTCGGAGTTTATTTACATTAGTATATTGTCCAATTTACACCCGGTATCATGCGGGTTCATTGATTTCTAAATAATATGTTAAAAATTACATTTGGTCTGATCTCTACATTTCTGCTGCTGTACTGGAACGGTACGAGTATTCAGCATCATGACGACCTGGAAGTTAAAAAAGCCCTGACGAAAATCGATTCGTTGCCTAATGCGACAAGCTGGCCTGCTGAGCTGGATGTGACCCCGTTCGCGGGAGCTAATCTTACCCCGAGTCCTGCCTGTTTGGCAGTGGCGGCAACAGGGGAAGTGTATGTGGGTGTTGATATGATCGGTTCTTTGGGAAAAGATCCGGGAAAGGGCAGCATTGTTCGTTTGGTTGATTCCAACAATGATGGCAAAGTGGATCAGAGCACTACATTCGCGAAAGTAGACGATCCGCGTGGGATCATTTCAATGGGCGATCAGGTTTTTGTTTTGCATACTACCTTCTCAAAAGAAACTGGTAAAGCTTCCGGAATGGACCTGGTAGTTTTTGAGGATAAGGATCATGACGGGGTTGCTGACGGACCTTCCAAACCATTGGTTCAGAATATTTGCTCACCAAAATTCCTGCAAAGCCGTGGTACTGACCACGCTACCAATGGTATTCGCATGGGTATTGACGGCTGGATATACATTGCAGTAGGGGACTTCGGTTTCCATGACGCAGTGGACCGTTCAGGGAAAAAAATGACCCAACTCGGCGGTGGAATCGTAAGGGTTCGTCCTGACGGCACTGAAATGGAGGTTTACACACATGGTATGCGTAACATATATGATGTGGCTATTGACCCATATATGAATATTTTTACCCGTGACAATACCAATGACGGCGGCGGCTGGAACATTCGTTTTAGTAACCAGATCCAGTCCGGGGAATATGGCTACCCTGTTCTTTTCAAGAGCTTTACAGAAGAAATTATACCCGCATTGATCGATCTTGGCGGAGGATCGGGAACAGGTTCGTTGTTTTTGGACGATCCGACATGGCCTGCTAAATACAACCGTGTGCCAATGATGGCGGACTGGGGCAGGAGCCAGGTGTATGTACACCGGGTTACTGCGGATGGCGCCACATTTACACAAAATGAAGAGGAGTTTATCAAATTAGCTCAGATCACTGACCTGGATGTGGATGCTTCGGGGCGTATGTTCCTGGCGGCATGGGATGGCGCGGGTTATTCGGGTAATCCAAACAAAGGTTTTGTTGTTCGCGCAGTTCCGAAAGGCTGGCGCTACAAAGCTTTCAAAGATGTGAAAAAGTCTTCTGTGAAAGAATTAGAAGCACTTTTGAAATCAGAAAGCGCAGTTCAACGTTTGGCTGGTCAGCAGGAATTGCTGGCACGTTCGCCCAAGGAAGCAGCAAAAGCTTCGTGGACGATAGCTGCTAACAAAAGTCTTCCATTGTACATCAGAGCGGCCGGGATTTTCACTTACGGCCAGGCCGCAGGAAAAGAAGGAATTAGTAACCTGGTGAAATTGACGGAAGATAACGACGTGCGTGAATTTGCATTACGCGCTTTGGCTGACAGAAAGCCTAATCTGGATAAAGTACCTACCGAGCCGTTTTTGAAAGCAATGAAAGATTTCTCACCTCGCGTGCAGATAGCTGCCAGTGTGGGTCTGGGACGGCTTGGACGCGCAGAGGCTGCTTCGGCATTGCTTGCTGTGAAAGTTCCTGCTTCGTTTGTATCCCCTGCAAAAGGAACAGAGGGCCCACACGCAACGCCTAATTCGGCTATCGTTCCGGCGCATATTGCAGTTCGCTCGCTGGTTGCGATCAATGCCGTGGATGCTTGCGTAAAAGCGATCGGTACAGAAAATTCGACCATTGCACTTTGGGCATTAAGATATATGCATGATCCAAAAGCGGTGTCAGGTTTGATCGCTGCTTATGAACAGGCGAAGGATGAAGCATTGAAAAAGCAGATTTTGACCACATTGGGAAGACTTTATAAAGAAGAGGCGCCATACGATGGCTCATGGTGGTGGAGCACCCGGCCAGATACGCACGGCCCATATTATAAGGCAATCACCTGGCAGTCATCCGATGCAATCAAAAGTTTCCTGATGCAGGAATGGAATAAGGCGGACGCTACCGGAAAGCAATTTTATGCAGATTTGAATGGTCGCCAACGTATGGGGATCGATGAATTTGGCGGTGAGGACATTGTCGTTGAAAAAACGGAGCAGAGAATTGACCTGACCAAGATCCAGAATAAAAAAGGACAGATTGGCGAAAACTCAATTGAAGACGTCATGCTGGCGATCGCTAAAATCGAAGGTAACCCTGCGTTGGGCAAAACATTGTTTACCAGACAAGGGTGTGTGGCTTGTCACAGCATTACCAAGAGTGGCCCGCTAAAAGGACCTTACATGGGGCAAATCGGTTCGATTATGAACCGCGAGCAAATCGCCGAATCTATTTTGAAGCCGAATGCATCTATCTCACAAGGGTTTGCTTCTGTACTGATCACAACCAAGGATGAGAAAAGCTATATGGGCTTTGTTTCTGAGGAATCGGCTGAGAAACTGGTTTTGAGAGACATCACCGGTGCGGTTTACAATTTCAAAATGTCGGACATCACTTCCAGAAAGGAAATGGAAAACTCCATGATGCCTCCTGGGCTTGCCAACGAATTGTCTTACGAAGAATTTGCTTCGCTGATTACATTCCTGTCTCAACAGAAAAAGTAACCATCGATACGAAACAGATCGATGCATAGTTTAAACAAAACGGTCGGAAGATTTTTCTTCCGACCGTTTGTTTTTTATGTGTTTAAGATATTTGTCGCTGACTACCAGCATCGATCATGATGCGAAAGTCCTGCATGGTAAAAAGATGTTTACCAGATTAAAATTTATCTGAGTTAAGACACAAAATGTGCTTCTGAACTGACTGGTACATTTAAAACCTTGGAGATTAAGCAATTCTTTTCGGCATCTTTTGTGATGGTTTCAAATTCATCCGCACCGATGCCAGACACAGAACCAGTGATAGAAAGATGTATTCCGGTTATACCAAAACCCTCCATTGACAAAGTAGCTTCGGTACTCAATGATGTTGGATTCAGCCCTCTTTGTGTTATTGCAAAACTGACAGCCATTGTAAAACATGCGGCATGTGCTGCGGCTAACAATTCCTCAGGATTTGTGCCCTTTTCTTCCCCTGCAAAACGAGTTTTGAAACTGTAGTTCGTTTTATTCAAGGTTTCACTTTGTGTAGTTAATTCGCCTTTACCTTCTTTTATGGTACCTGACCATAGCGCTTTTGATGTACGCTTCATTATTTGATATTTTAAATTGGAATATAATTTTAACGCAATAGTGTCCTCGCCAGGATCTACATACCAGACTATGAAGAACCTTTCCTAATATTATGGTAGATTTCCCGTCCGTTAATTTAGGAGGCTCCCTCTGAATTTATTTGGAGCAGTCCCTACTTCCTTTTTAAATAGACGGGAGAAGTATGTGGTATTTT
The genomic region above belongs to Dyadobacter pollutisoli and contains:
- a CDS encoding PadR family transcriptional regulator, which encodes MKGTYLGEFEEVVLLAAAILSGDAYGAAITNEIEQQMGRSVNLGAVHAALHRLEEKGLLSSRMGGATAERGGRSKRLFTVTMAGTRALDNIRDIRNRMWDNIPKPA
- a CDS encoding LysR substrate-binding domain-containing protein, which produces MVFDFRLQVFHTVAKRLNFTKAAAELFISQPAVTKHIHELENQLNTKLFERNGSKIKLTQAGQILVHHAEQIFEVYRNLEFEINSMSHRLGGTLRLGASTTAAQYILPPILAAFHQKFQTIKVSLTIKNTEEIELALQNKEIDLGVIEGYSKNAAIKYIEFLKDEIVLVASSKNPTGATGSIPAEKLREVPLLLREPGSGTLEVVAHALKKVGISISELNNEMQLGGSESMKLYVLHSDSMAFLSIHAVLKELQSKECRIIDVEGLTIERYFYFTILHGQHEALPELFIKFASYQAK
- a CDS encoding DUF7133 domain-containing protein — translated: MLKITFGLISTFLLLYWNGTSIQHHDDLEVKKALTKIDSLPNATSWPAELDVTPFAGANLTPSPACLAVAATGEVYVGVDMIGSLGKDPGKGSIVRLVDSNNDGKVDQSTTFAKVDDPRGIISMGDQVFVLHTTFSKETGKASGMDLVVFEDKDHDGVADGPSKPLVQNICSPKFLQSRGTDHATNGIRMGIDGWIYIAVGDFGFHDAVDRSGKKMTQLGGGIVRVRPDGTEMEVYTHGMRNIYDVAIDPYMNIFTRDNTNDGGGWNIRFSNQIQSGEYGYPVLFKSFTEEIIPALIDLGGGSGTGSLFLDDPTWPAKYNRVPMMADWGRSQVYVHRVTADGATFTQNEEEFIKLAQITDLDVDASGRMFLAAWDGAGYSGNPNKGFVVRAVPKGWRYKAFKDVKKSSVKELEALLKSESAVQRLAGQQELLARSPKEAAKASWTIAANKSLPLYIRAAGIFTYGQAAGKEGISNLVKLTEDNDVREFALRALADRKPNLDKVPTEPFLKAMKDFSPRVQIAASVGLGRLGRAEAASALLAVKVPASFVSPAKGTEGPHATPNSAIVPAHIAVRSLVAINAVDACVKAIGTENSTIALWALRYMHDPKAVSGLIAAYEQAKDEALKKQILTTLGRLYKEEAPYDGSWWWSTRPDTHGPYYKAITWQSSDAIKSFLMQEWNKADATGKQFYADLNGRQRMGIDEFGGEDIVVEKTEQRIDLTKIQNKKGQIGENSIEDVMLAIAKIEGNPALGKTLFTRQGCVACHSITKSGPLKGPYMGQIGSIMNREQIAESILKPNASISQGFASVLITTKDEKSYMGFVSEESAEKLVLRDITGAVYNFKMSDITSRKEMENSMMPPGLANELSYEEFASLITFLSQQKK
- a CDS encoding OsmC family peroxiredoxin, whose amino-acid sequence is MKRTSKALWSGTIKEGKGELTTQSETLNKTNYSFKTRFAGEEKGTNPEELLAAAHAACFTMAVSFAITQRGLNPTSLSTEATLSMEGFGITGIHLSITGSVSGIGADEFETITKDAEKNCLISKVLNVPVSSEAHFVS